The following are from one region of the Chanos chanos chromosome 10, fChaCha1.1, whole genome shotgun sequence genome:
- the rsph1 gene encoding radial spoke head 1 homolog: MSDEGSEDFGGYVAEYEGGRNEDRQRHGLGRAVLPNGDTYEGMYENGKRCGQGTYRFKNGARYTGEYYMNLKHGQGIFEYPDGSKYEGSWVDDQRQGHGVYTYRNGDTYDGEWQQHQRHGQGIYTYHASGTQYKGTWAMGKMESAGEFVYQNHRYQGNFKNNLPLGPGKYVFDIGCELHGEYVQVDQDRADEQEEQPPATTLVKWKPKTISGLLLWAPPKDCAPSDQDVTKQEK, encoded by the exons ATGTCAGATGAAGGATCAGAGGATTTTGGAGGATATGTTGCT GAGTATGAGGGCGGGCGGAAtgaagacaggcagagacatgGTTTGGGGAGAGCTGTGCTCCCCAACGGAGACACATACGAAGGAATGTATGAAAACGGCAAAAGATGTGGTCAA GGCACATACAGGTTCAAGAATGGGGCCAGATACACAGGTGAATATTACATGAACCTCAAGCACGGACAAGGCATTTTCGAGTATCCAGATGGATCCAAGTACGAAG GGAGTTGGGTGGATGACCAGCGTCAGGGCCATGGTGTTTATACCTATCGTAATGGAGACACTTATGATGGAGAATGGCAGCAGCACCAGAG ACATGGTCAAGGCATATACACCTACCATGCCTCAGGAACCCAATATAAAGGCACTTGGGCCATGGGCAAGATGGAGTCTGCTGGGGAATTCGTTTATCAGAACCACAGATATCAGGGCAACTTCAAGAATAACCTT CCCTTAGGTCCAGGGAAGTATGTGTTTGACATCGGCTGTGAACTGCATGGAGAATATGTCCAGGTTGATCAG GACAGAGCGGATGAGCAAGAGGAGCAGCCACCTGCCACCACACTTGTTAAATGGAAACCCAAAACTATCTCTGGCCTCTTACTCTGGGCTCCTCCCAAAGACTGTGCCCCCTCAG ATCAAGATGTGACAAAGCAAGAGAAATGA
- the stx19 gene encoding syntaxin-19, whose product MKDRLEELRQQAKSNKQLEDNNSFNQYDDDDDDDEDFTSEGMQAVVFEAEPVLDNFLEEAQRIRDSIDELDVEVKKFSQQQRNLVTTMRRLSIMKKESSITRDIKLQAESLHKRLDALSKKAKSAETELGPNSATARIELAQHAVLFRLFQQVMRQYNDTLLSKQNKCKQFIIRQLVVFGHREVSEEEVDNMMEQGKWDVFNENILTDARITRQQLSEIEQRHKELLNLESNMKDLRDLFLDVFMLVEEQGEYIDSIQANVERTQDFVQASNEKFKMASRYKKKNPLKRLCCCCCPWRCR is encoded by the coding sequence ATGAAGGACCGCCTTGAGGAGCTGCGGCAGCAGGCGAAGTCAAACAAGCAGCTGGAAGACAACAATTCCTTTAACCAgtacgatgatgatgatgatgatgatgaggactTCACCTCTGAAGGTATGCAGGCAGTGGTGTTTGAAGCAGAGCCTGTCCTGGACAATTTCTTGGAAGAGGCCCAGCGCATCCGCGACAGCATCGATGAACTGGACGTCGAGGTGAAGAAGTTCAGCCAGCAGCAGAGGAACCTGGTGACCACCATGCGACGCCTCAGCATcatgaagaaagagagcagcATCACGCGTGACATCAAACTTCAGGCTGAGAGCCTGCACAAACGGCTGGACGCGCTCTCCAAGAAGGCTAAGAGTGCCGAGACTGAGCTGGGCCCTAACTCCGCCACTGCCCGAATCGAGCTTGCCCAACACGCGGTCCTCTTTCGTCTGTTCCAGCAGGTCATGCGACAGTACAACGACACGCTCCTCAGCAAACAGAACAAGTGCAAGCAGTTCATCATTCGTCAGCTGGTCGTCTTTGGACATCGCGAGGTGTCCGAAGAGGAGGTGGACAACATGATGGAGCAAGGCAAGTGGGACGTCTTCAACGAAAACATCTTGACGGACGCGAGGATCACTCGCCAGCAGCTGTCCGAAATCGAACAACGCCACAAAGAGCTGCTGAACCTGGAGAGCAACATGAAGGATTTGAGGGACCTGTTCCTGGATGTGTTCATGCTTGTGGAGGAGCAAGGGGAGTACATTGACAGCATCCAGGCTAACGTGGAGAGGACACAGGACTTTGTTCAGGCGTCAAATGAGAAGTTCAAAATGGCCAGCAGATACAAAAAGAAGAATCCTTTAAAGAGACTGTGCTGCTGTTGCTGCCCTTGGAGGTGCCGATAG